The Methylobacterium sp. PvR107 genome contains a region encoding:
- the glmU gene encoding bifunctional UDP-N-acetylglucosamine diphosphorylase/glucosamine-1-phosphate N-acetyltransferase GlmU, with protein MTATGTPLRSLTAIVLAAGKGTRMRSDLPKVLHRIAGRSMLGHVLAAVQAAGAGRIAVVAEPGRDDVAAEIARQAPGAQVFPQAERLGTAHAVLAARDVLADPDDDVVIAFGDTPLITAETFLRLRAPLADGAAVAVLAFESATPAGYGRVLTEGSRVVAIREEKDASQAERAVTLCNAGLMALSGHHALALLTRIGNDNAAGEYYLPDAVALAVADGLAVTVVPVDEAEAQGVNDRAQLSVAEAAIQARLRRSAMLGGATLVAPETVFLSHDTVLGRDVIVEPNVVFGPGVRVGDGCTVRAFAHLADTRLEADVRIGPFVRLRGHAVLETGAELGNFVELKNAHMGAGAKAAHLTYLGDAEIGAKANIGAGTITCNYDGVLKHRTMIGAGAFIGSNSALVAPVTVGEGAYVASGSVITDDVPAEAMAVARGRQAVKPGWAKEKRATLQAEKAQRGKTA; from the coding sequence ATGACCGCAACCGGAACACCCCTGCGCAGCCTCACCGCCATCGTGCTGGCGGCCGGGAAGGGCACGCGCATGCGCTCGGACCTGCCGAAGGTGCTGCATCGGATCGCCGGTCGCAGCATGCTCGGCCACGTGCTGGCCGCCGTGCAGGCGGCGGGCGCCGGCCGGATCGCCGTGGTGGCCGAGCCCGGCCGCGACGACGTCGCGGCCGAGATCGCCCGGCAGGCGCCCGGCGCGCAGGTCTTCCCGCAGGCCGAGCGGCTGGGCACCGCCCACGCGGTTCTGGCGGCGCGGGACGTGCTGGCCGATCCGGATGACGACGTGGTCATCGCCTTCGGCGACACGCCGCTGATCACCGCCGAGACGTTCCTTCGGTTGCGGGCGCCACTGGCCGACGGCGCGGCGGTCGCGGTCCTGGCCTTCGAGTCCGCGACACCCGCCGGATATGGTCGGGTGCTGACCGAGGGCAGCCGCGTCGTGGCGATCCGCGAGGAGAAGGACGCCAGCCAGGCCGAGCGGGCGGTGACGCTCTGCAATGCCGGGTTGATGGCGCTGTCGGGTCACCATGCCCTGGCGCTGCTCACCCGCATCGGCAACGACAACGCCGCCGGCGAGTATTACCTGCCCGATGCCGTGGCGCTCGCGGTGGCCGACGGGCTCGCGGTCACCGTCGTGCCGGTGGACGAGGCGGAAGCCCAAGGCGTCAATGATCGGGCGCAGCTCAGCGTCGCGGAGGCGGCGATCCAGGCCCGGCTGCGCCGCAGCGCCATGCTGGGCGGCGCCACCCTGGTCGCCCCCGAGACCGTCTTCCTCAGCCACGACACCGTGCTCGGACGCGACGTCATCGTCGAGCCGAACGTGGTGTTCGGGCCGGGGGTGCGCGTCGGGGACGGCTGCACCGTGCGGGCCTTCGCGCATCTCGCGGACACGCGGCTCGAGGCGGATGTCCGGATCGGTCCGTTCGTCCGCCTTCGCGGCCACGCCGTGCTGGAGACCGGCGCCGAGCTCGGCAACTTCGTCGAGCTGAAGAACGCCCATATGGGCGCGGGCGCCAAGGCCGCGCACCTCACCTACCTCGGCGACGCGGAGATCGGCGCGAAGGCGAATATCGGGGCCGGCACGATCACCTGCAATTATGACGGCGTGCTCAAGCACCGGACCATGATCGGCGCCGGCGCCTTCATCGGCTCGAACTCGGCGCTCGTGGCGCCGGTCACGGTGGGGGAGGGGGCCTACGTCGCCTCGGGTTCGGTGATCACCGACGACGTGCCGGCGGAGGCCATGGCGGTCGCGCGCGGCCGGCAGGCCGTGAAGCCCGGCTGGGCGAAGGAGAAGCGCGCCACCCTGCAGGCCGAGAAGGCCCAGCGCGGCAAGACCGCCTGA
- a CDS encoding glucan biosynthesis protein, protein MITRRVLTALGLLALTPFPGTVRAAAGGPRLGSPEPMDLDRLNDLARSLRDRPYAPPQEAPAAKALDALTYGPLQEIRYPPGRALFADNPYPVTFFHLGNFFRHPVKVFALEGGQAREVLYSHDLFTYPAGNPAKDVPDGAGFAGFRFQKAPAGQPGDDADWLAFLGASYFRAAGDGQQYGASARGIAIDTAPGPGRTEEFPVFTRFYVSPASEGAVTVLALLEGPSLTGAYRFIARKAPHVVIDVACTLYMRRSVERFGVAPLTSMLWYAEGMSRFLASDWRPEVHDSDGLLMQTGSGEIIWRPLNNPPRLSVSAFADRSPRGFGLLQRDRSFDHYIDDGFEENRPDIWVEPQGDWGQGSVQLVEIPTHQETDDNIGAMWVPADPPQAGEERSFAYRLRWPVQEPVATDLARCVATRATKGSWLAETDRRPGRANLVRQFMLEFEGAALAGLDPEKAQIVLTLSRGSAEEVGATWAPYGKPSPWRVFLKVYADGPDPVEMRLQLKAGDRLLSETWAYRYDPEAPGTVL, encoded by the coding sequence TTGATCACGCGCCGCGTCCTGACCGCCCTCGGGCTCCTGGCTCTCACTCCCTTCCCCGGCACCGTCCGGGCCGCTGCCGGCGGCCCGCGTCTCGGGTCGCCGGAACCCATGGATCTCGACCGGCTGAACGACCTCGCCCGGAGCCTGCGCGACCGGCCCTACGCGCCGCCACAAGAGGCGCCCGCCGCGAAGGCCCTCGACGCCCTGACCTACGGGCCGCTGCAGGAGATCCGCTATCCGCCGGGCCGGGCGCTGTTCGCCGACAACCCCTATCCGGTGACCTTCTTCCATCTTGGCAACTTCTTCCGACACCCCGTGAAGGTCTTCGCCCTGGAGGGCGGGCAGGCCCGCGAGGTGCTCTACAGCCACGACCTGTTCACCTACCCAGCCGGCAATCCGGCCAAGGACGTTCCGGACGGAGCGGGATTCGCCGGCTTCCGGTTCCAGAAGGCCCCGGCCGGGCAACCCGGCGACGATGCCGACTGGCTGGCCTTCCTCGGCGCGTCCTATTTTCGCGCCGCCGGCGACGGGCAGCAATACGGCGCCTCCGCCCGCGGCATCGCCATCGACACCGCGCCGGGCCCGGGCAGGACCGAGGAATTTCCGGTCTTCACCCGGTTCTACGTCAGCCCGGCCTCGGAAGGTGCCGTCACCGTGCTGGCCCTGCTCGAAGGCCCGAGCCTGACCGGCGCCTACCGCTTCATCGCCCGCAAGGCGCCGCACGTCGTCATCGACGTCGCCTGCACGCTCTACATGCGCCGCTCCGTCGAGCGGTTCGGCGTGGCGCCGCTGACCTCGATGCTCTGGTACGCGGAGGGGATGAGCCGGTTCCTCGCCAGCGACTGGCGGCCCGAGGTGCACGATTCCGACGGCCTCCTGATGCAGACCGGCAGCGGCGAGATCATCTGGCGGCCGCTCAACAACCCGCCGCGGCTCAGCGTCAGCGCCTTCGCCGACCGGTCGCCGAGGGGGTTCGGCCTGCTCCAGCGGGACCGGTCCTTCGACCACTACATCGACGACGGCTTCGAGGAGAACCGGCCGGATATCTGGGTCGAGCCGCAAGGGGATTGGGGCCAGGGCAGCGTACAGCTGGTCGAGATCCCGACCCATCAGGAGACCGACGACAACATCGGCGCGATGTGGGTCCCGGCCGATCCGCCGCAGGCCGGCGAAGAGCGCAGCTTCGCCTACCGCCTGCGCTGGCCGGTGCAGGAGCCGGTCGCGACCGATCTCGCCCGCTGCGTGGCGACGCGGGCGACCAAGGGATCCTGGCTCGCCGAGACCGACCGGCGCCCCGGCCGCGCCAATCTGGTGCGGCAATTCATGCTGGAATTCGAGGGCGCGGCCCTGGCGGGCCTCGATCCCGAGAAGGCCCAGATCGTCCTCACGCTCTCGCGCGGCAGCGCCGAGGAGGTCGGCGCCACCTGGGCCCCCTACGGCAAGCCGAGCCCCTGGCGGGTCTTCCTCAAGGTCTACGCCGACGGTCCGGACCCGGTCGAGATGCGACTGCAGCTCAAGGCCGGCGACCGGCTGCTCTCAGAGACCTGGGCGTATCGGTACGATCCGGAGGCCCCCGGAACGGTCCTCTGA
- a CDS encoding Crp/Fnr family transcriptional regulator: MAHRNCLLASLSVADAALLAPHLEAIDLPLGMVLVEPAKVIPHAIFIETGLCSVVSSPAEGGRVEVGLFGRDGMAVPTLILGVDTIPHQIFMQVAGRGQRIAVEALRAAAEASRSLRDLLLRYVQTFLVQVAQTAIANAGTPAEERLARWLLMYHDRQDGDDLSVTHEFLSIMLGVRRPTVTVAIHTLEGDGLIRARRGRIRVLSRTRLEQAAGHTYGPAEAEYERLIGPLRAHHRAPL; the protein is encoded by the coding sequence ATGGCTCACCGGAACTGTCTGCTGGCGTCCCTATCCGTCGCGGACGCTGCGCTGCTCGCACCGCATCTCGAAGCCATCGACCTGCCTCTCGGGATGGTTCTGGTGGAACCGGCCAAAGTCATTCCGCACGCGATCTTCATCGAGACCGGCCTGTGCTCCGTGGTGTCGAGCCCTGCGGAGGGAGGGCGCGTGGAGGTCGGGTTGTTCGGCCGCGACGGCATGGCGGTGCCGACGCTGATCCTGGGTGTCGACACGATCCCGCATCAGATCTTCATGCAGGTCGCGGGCCGCGGGCAACGCATCGCCGTCGAGGCCCTGCGCGCGGCCGCCGAGGCCAGCCGGTCACTGCGCGATCTGCTGCTGCGCTACGTGCAGACCTTCCTGGTGCAGGTCGCCCAGACCGCCATCGCCAATGCCGGCACGCCGGCTGAGGAGCGGCTCGCGCGCTGGTTGCTGATGTACCACGATCGGCAGGACGGGGACGATCTGTCGGTCACGCACGAGTTCCTGTCGATCATGCTCGGGGTCCGCCGCCCCACCGTCACGGTGGCGATCCATACGCTGGAAGGGGACGGGCTGATCCGGGCTCGGCGCGGGCGCATCCGGGTCCTGAGCCGCACACGCCTGGAGCAGGCAGCGGGCCACACCTACGGTCCGGCCGAGGCCGAGTACGAGCGCCTGATCGGGCCGCTCAGGGCGCATCACAGAGCGCCGCTATAG
- the glmS gene encoding glutamine--fructose-6-phosphate transaminase (isomerizing), translating to MCGIVGIVGRDAVAGQVIEALRRLEYRGYDSAGLATLEHGRLARRRAAGKLANLEARLAQEPLTGTIGIGHTRWATHGRPNETNAHPHATAHLAVVHNGIIENFRALKAELEADGVVFETETDTEVVAQLVSRSIDRGLGPVEAVEAALPRLRGAFALAFIFAGADNLLIGARHGAPLAIGFGAGETYLGSDALALAPFTDAITYLDEGDWAILTRDGAEIRDASGATVARPRQTIAPQAYRVDKGAYRHFMAKEIHEQPEVVGRTLAHYVDLANGRVVLPAALPFDFARLGRLSITACGTAYYAGLVARYWFEQLARLPVEIDVASEARYREAPLERDGLTLVISQSGETADTLASLRYAKSQGQHTLSVVNVPSSTIARESSVVMPTLAGPEIGVASTKAFSCQLTVLLCLAIAAGRARGTLDAAGEARLVEALIRAPGLMAEALAQEAAIAGLAREVAQARDVLYLGRGTSYPMALEGALKLKEISYIHAEGYAAGELKHGPIALIDAAVPVIVIAPHDGVFDKTVSNMQEVAARGGRIVLIGDAQGAAAHGLETLATVTMPALDATVAPIVYAVPIQLLAYHTAVVMGKDVDQPRNLAKSVTVE from the coding sequence ATGTGCGGCATCGTCGGCATCGTCGGGCGCGACGCGGTGGCGGGGCAGGTGATCGAGGCCCTGCGCCGGCTCGAATACCGCGGCTACGATTCCGCCGGCCTGGCCACCCTCGAGCACGGCCGGCTGGCGCGCCGCCGCGCCGCCGGCAAGCTCGCCAACCTCGAGGCCCGGCTCGCGCAGGAGCCGCTCACCGGCACGATCGGCATCGGCCACACCCGCTGGGCCACCCACGGCCGGCCCAACGAGACCAACGCCCACCCGCACGCCACCGCCCACCTGGCGGTGGTCCACAACGGCATCATCGAGAACTTCCGCGCGCTCAAGGCCGAGCTCGAGGCCGACGGCGTCGTGTTCGAGACCGAGACCGACACCGAGGTCGTCGCCCAGCTGGTCAGCCGCAGCATCGACCGGGGCCTGGGGCCGGTCGAGGCGGTCGAGGCCGCCCTGCCGCGGCTGCGCGGCGCCTTCGCGCTCGCCTTCATCTTCGCCGGCGCCGACAACCTGCTGATCGGCGCCCGCCACGGCGCGCCGCTGGCGATCGGCTTCGGCGCGGGCGAGACCTATCTCGGCTCCGACGCCCTGGCGCTGGCGCCCTTCACCGACGCGATCACCTATCTCGACGAGGGCGACTGGGCGATCCTGACCCGCGACGGCGCCGAGATCCGCGACGCGTCCGGGGCCACGGTGGCGCGCCCGCGCCAGACGATCGCCCCGCAGGCCTACCGGGTCGACAAGGGCGCCTACCGCCACTTCATGGCCAAGGAGATCCACGAGCAGCCCGAGGTGGTCGGGCGCACGCTGGCCCATTACGTCGACCTGGCCAACGGCCGGGTGGTGCTGCCCGCGGCGCTGCCGTTCGACTTCGCCAGGCTCGGCCGGCTGTCCATCACGGCCTGCGGCACGGCGTATTATGCCGGCCTGGTGGCGCGCTACTGGTTCGAGCAGCTGGCGCGGCTGCCGGTGGAGATCGACGTCGCCTCCGAGGCGCGCTACCGCGAGGCGCCGCTGGAGCGGGACGGGCTGACGCTGGTGATCTCGCAATCGGGCGAGACCGCCGACACGCTGGCCTCGCTGCGCTACGCCAAGAGCCAGGGCCAGCACACCTTGAGCGTGGTCAACGTGCCGAGCTCGACGATCGCGCGGGAATCGTCCGTGGTGATGCCGACGCTGGCGGGTCCGGAGATCGGGGTGGCCTCGACGAAGGCGTTCTCGTGCCAGCTGACGGTTCTCTTGTGCCTGGCGATCGCGGCGGGGCGGGCGCGGGGCACGCTGGACGCGGCGGGCGAGGCGCGGCTGGTGGAGGCGCTGATCCGGGCGCCGGGCCTGATGGCGGAGGCGCTGGCCCAGGAGGCGGCGATCGCCGGCCTGGCCCGGGAGGTCGCGCAGGCGCGGGACGTTCTGTATCTCGGCCGGGGCACGAGCTACCCGATGGCGCTGGAGGGCGCGCTGAAGCTGAAGGAGATCAGCTACATCCACGCGGAGGGCTACGCGGCGGGGGAGCTGAAGCACGGCCCGATCGCGCTGATCGACGCGGCCGTGCCGGTGATCGTGATCGCGCCGCATGACGGGGTGTTCGACAAGACGGTGTCGAACATGCAGGAGGTGGCGGCGCGCGGCGGGCGGATCGTGCTGATCGGGGACGCGCAAGGGGCGGCCGCGCACGGTCTGGAGACCCTGGCGACGGTCACGATGCCGGCGCTCGACGCGACCGTGGCGCCGATCGTCTACGCGGTGCCGATCCAGCTGCTCGCCTACCACACCGCCGTGGTCATGGGCAAAGACGTCGACCAGCCCAGAAACCTCGCCAAATCCGTCACCGTGGAATAG
- a CDS encoding M20 family metallopeptidase has translation MTARETDAVRWLDTQEGAMLALLEELVNIDSGSYDKPGVDAVGARIAEFLAGHGIPVTTVPVEGYGDALKAHVAGSGGGNRPVVLMGHRDTVFPKGEVAQRPFRIAEGRAYGAGVADMKAGLVMNAFVLAAFHRAGAPVPLVGLFTSDEEIGSPACRPIIEETARGARAVLNSEPGRPTGNVVTGRKGGVFMVLEVRGKAAHSGGNYADGRSAILELAHKTVAFHAVTDLERGTTVNVGLIAGGQSVNTVAPRATCEIDLRYVTPPDRVAAMDRIAAIVADSTVPGTTAHLAIKGEFLPLVQDEASRALFETYARVSAQQGTPVAGEFAGGCADSGFTASVGCPTLCAVGPVGGKAHSPEEYLDVATLVPRAHAMAETIAALAKA, from the coding sequence ATGACCGCACGTGAGACCGACGCCGTCCGCTGGCTCGATACCCAGGAGGGCGCCATGCTGGCCCTCCTCGAAGAGCTCGTGAACATCGATTCCGGCTCCTACGACAAGCCGGGCGTCGATGCGGTCGGCGCCCGCATCGCTGAATTTCTTGCCGGCCACGGCATCCCGGTCACGACGGTCCCGGTGGAGGGCTACGGCGACGCGCTGAAGGCCCATGTCGCCGGGTCCGGCGGCGGCAACCGGCCGGTGGTGCTGATGGGCCATCGCGACACGGTGTTCCCGAAGGGCGAGGTGGCGCAACGCCCGTTCCGGATCGCGGAGGGCCGCGCCTACGGGGCGGGCGTCGCCGACATGAAAGCGGGGCTCGTGATGAATGCCTTCGTGCTCGCGGCCTTCCACCGGGCCGGCGCCCCGGTGCCGCTCGTCGGCCTGTTCACCAGCGACGAGGAGATCGGCTCGCCGGCCTGCCGACCGATCATCGAGGAAACCGCGCGCGGCGCCCGGGCGGTGCTGAATTCCGAGCCCGGCCGCCCGACCGGAAACGTCGTCACGGGCCGCAAGGGCGGCGTGTTCATGGTCCTCGAGGTTCGCGGCAAGGCGGCCCATTCCGGCGGCAACTATGCCGATGGGCGCAGCGCCATCCTGGAACTCGCGCACAAGACCGTGGCGTTCCACGCGGTCACCGATCTCGAGCGCGGCACGACGGTGAATGTCGGGCTGATCGCGGGCGGGCAATCGGTGAACACCGTGGCCCCGCGGGCGACCTGCGAGATCGACCTGCGCTACGTGACCCCGCCGGACCGCGTGGCGGCCATGGACCGGATCGCCGCGATCGTGGCGGACTCGACCGTGCCGGGCACGACCGCGCACCTGGCCATCAAGGGCGAGTTCCTGCCGCTGGTGCAGGACGAGGCCTCGCGGGCGCTGTTCGAGACCTACGCGCGGGTCAGCGCGCAGCAGGGCACGCCGGTCGCGGGTGAATTCGCCGGCGGCTGCGCGGATTCCGGCTTCACCGCCAGCGTCGGCTGCCCGACGCTCTGCGCCGTCGGACCGGTCGGCGGGAAAGCGCATTCCCCCGAGGAGTATCTGGACGTCGCGACGCTCGTCCCGAGGGCGCACGCGATGGCCGAGACCATCGCGGCGCTGGCGAAGGCCTAA
- a CDS encoding MBL fold metallo-hydrolase has protein sequence MAQQIPVDPKARADDPRRDAERDDATHAITHDVAYQRHGLVNVVFVGEPGAGDRGWVLVDAGVMGSKRAIAAAARARFGEGARPSAIVQTHGHFDHVGVLEDLAAQWDVPVYAHALERPYLDGSAAYPTPDPSVGGGLLGRLSPLFPTRPVDVSKNLTDLPEDGTVPPLPGWRWIHTPGHAPGHISLWRAADRTLIVGDAFVTTAQESVYAVAVQEPELHGPPMYLTIDWDAARLSVRTLAALDPERVITGHGRPLQGPEMRRALSALTEDFDRVAVPKHGRFVEEPLRAADGSAYKPPR, from the coding sequence ATGGCCCAGCAGATCCCTGTCGACCCGAAGGCCCGGGCCGATGATCCGCGACGCGACGCCGAGCGGGACGACGCCACCCACGCCATCACCCACGACGTGGCCTATCAGCGTCATGGTCTCGTCAACGTGGTCTTCGTCGGCGAGCCCGGCGCGGGCGACCGCGGCTGGGTGCTGGTCGATGCCGGCGTGATGGGCTCGAAGCGGGCCATCGCGGCGGCCGCGCGGGCCCGCTTCGGCGAGGGCGCGCGCCCATCCGCGATCGTGCAGACGCACGGCCATTTCGACCATGTCGGCGTGCTGGAGGATCTGGCCGCGCAGTGGGACGTCCCGGTCTACGCGCACGCGCTGGAGCGGCCCTATCTCGACGGCAGCGCCGCCTATCCGACGCCCGATCCCAGCGTCGGCGGCGGCCTGCTCGGCCGCCTGTCACCGCTCTTCCCGACCCGGCCGGTGGATGTGTCGAAAAACCTGACGGATCTGCCGGAGGACGGGACGGTGCCGCCGCTGCCCGGCTGGCGCTGGATTCACACGCCGGGCCATGCGCCGGGTCACATCTCCCTCTGGCGCGCGGCCGACCGGACGCTCATCGTCGGCGACGCCTTCGTGACGACCGCGCAGGAATCCGTCTATGCGGTGGCGGTCCAGGAGCCCGAACTGCACGGACCGCCGATGTACCTGACGATCGACTGGGACGCGGCGCGCCTGTCCGTCCGGACGCTGGCGGCGCTCGATCCGGAGCGGGTCATCACCGGCCACGGCCGTCCGCTCCAGGGACCGGAAATGCGCCGCGCCCTCTCGGCTTTGACGGAGGATTTCGACCGGGTCGCGGTCCCGAAGCACGGCCGCTTCGTGGAGGAACCGCTCCGCGCCGCGGACGGCTCCGCCTACAAGCCGCCGCGGTAA
- the rpoN gene encoding RNA polymerase factor sigma-54 → MSLVQRLEVRQGQALVMTPQLLQAIKLLQLSQLDLAAYVEAELERNPLLERAEPELPAAGETSEPTTHQDESQADGFEAPEPDSWLSTELNASRGEIEGDFDTPLDNVFPDETPVQAREAGGGDMLSLTPPPYGSSGGSFDGEAPDFEATLTAETSLRDHLASQLDLATRDPAERLIGGFLIDAVDEAGYLREGVEGVAERLGADPALVTRMLSVVQSFDPPGIAARDLAECLAIQLRERDRFDPAMQALVSRLDLIAKRDFAALRRLCGVDDEDLVDMLGEIRRLDPKPGRAFGSSAVEVLIPDVFVRAAPDGSWLVELNGEALPRVLVNQSYYARVVRGASAEGDKAFLSEALQNANWLTRSLEQRARTILKVATEIVRQQDGFFVHGVTHLRPLNLKTVAEAIGMHESTVSRVTSNKAIGTSRGTLEMKYFFTAAIPGAAGMAAHSSEAVRHRIKQLVDGETPADVLSDDALVQKLRSEGVDIARRTVAKYRESLRIPSSIERRREHFAHGSAHHAALALR, encoded by the coding sequence ATGAGTTTGGTGCAACGGCTGGAAGTGCGTCAGGGCCAAGCCCTGGTAATGACGCCGCAGCTCCTGCAAGCGATCAAGCTCCTTCAACTCTCGCAGCTCGACCTTGCGGCCTACGTCGAGGCCGAGCTGGAGCGGAATCCACTCCTCGAGCGCGCCGAGCCCGAGTTGCCGGCTGCGGGCGAGACCAGCGAACCCACCACTCACCAGGACGAGTCACAGGCCGACGGCTTCGAGGCGCCGGAGCCGGATTCGTGGCTCTCCACGGAACTGAATGCGAGCCGCGGCGAGATCGAGGGCGACTTCGACACGCCGCTCGACAACGTCTTCCCCGACGAGACGCCGGTTCAGGCACGCGAGGCGGGCGGCGGCGACATGCTCTCGCTGACCCCGCCGCCCTACGGCAGCAGCGGCGGCAGCTTCGACGGCGAGGCGCCGGATTTCGAGGCCACCCTGACGGCCGAGACGTCGCTGCGCGACCATCTCGCGAGCCAGCTCGACCTGGCGACGCGCGATCCCGCCGAGCGCCTGATCGGCGGCTTCCTGATCGACGCCGTCGATGAGGCCGGCTACCTGCGCGAAGGCGTCGAGGGCGTGGCCGAGCGTCTCGGGGCCGACCCGGCTCTGGTGACGCGGATGCTGTCGGTGGTGCAGAGCTTCGATCCGCCCGGTATCGCGGCCCGGGATCTCGCGGAATGCCTCGCGATCCAGCTGCGCGAGCGCGACCGGTTCGATCCGGCCATGCAGGCCCTGGTCTCCCGTCTCGACCTCATCGCCAAGCGCGATTTCGCGGCCCTGCGCCGCCTCTGCGGCGTCGATGACGAGGATCTCGTCGACATGCTGGGCGAGATCCGCCGCCTCGACCCCAAGCCGGGCCGCGCCTTCGGGTCGAGCGCGGTCGAAGTGCTGATCCCCGACGTGTTCGTGCGCGCCGCCCCCGACGGGTCGTGGCTGGTCGAGCTCAACGGCGAGGCCCTGCCGCGGGTGCTGGTGAATCAGAGCTACTACGCCCGGGTGGTGCGCGGCGCCTCGGCGGAGGGCGACAAGGCCTTCCTGTCGGAGGCCCTGCAGAACGCCAACTGGCTGACCCGCTCCCTGGAGCAGCGCGCCCGCACCATCCTCAAGGTCGCCACCGAGATCGTGCGTCAGCAGGACGGGTTCTTCGTCCACGGTGTCACGCATCTGCGCCCGCTCAACCTGAAGACGGTGGCGGAAGCGATCGGGATGCACGAATCGACGGTGTCGCGCGTCACCTCCAACAAGGCGATCGGCACGAGCCGCGGCACCCTGGAGATGAAGTACTTCTTCACCGCGGCGATCCCCGGCGCGGCCGGCATGGCGGCGCATTCCTCGGAGGCCGTGCGCCACCGCATCAAGCAGCTCGTCGACGGCGAGACGCCGGCGGACGTGCTCTCGGACGACGCGCTGGTGCAGAAGTTGCGGAGCGAGGGCGTCGACATCGCCCGGCGCACGGTGGCGAAGTACCGGGAATCGCTGCGGATCCCGAGTTCGATCGAGCGCCGCCGCGAGCATTTCGCCCACGGCTCCGCCCATCACGCCGCCCTGGCTCTGCGCTGA
- a CDS encoding SCO family protein — protein MAPSPIALIASAALIAAVATGTGAIVLQQGSRFSHPRKTGGAFTMADLDGRPVSQADLLGKPTALFFGFTHCPEVCPTTLATLAGALGRMGRDADRLNVVFVTLDPERDTPGSLRDYLASFDSRIRGFVGTPDQVARMADAYHVAYKRVPTKDGDYTMEHSATVALFDKTGRIVGEIGYQEDEARALSKLITLATPGQCAPGGGADLWSTTGATSTCGPRS, from the coding sequence ATGGCACCGAGCCCGATCGCCCTCATCGCCTCTGCCGCCCTCATCGCGGCGGTCGCCACCGGCACGGGGGCGATCGTCCTGCAGCAGGGCTCGCGCTTCAGCCATCCGCGCAAGACCGGGGGCGCCTTCACCATGGCGGATCTCGACGGCCGGCCGGTGAGCCAGGCCGATCTCCTGGGCAAGCCGACCGCCCTGTTCTTCGGCTTCACGCACTGCCCGGAGGTCTGCCCGACGACGCTCGCCACCCTGGCCGGCGCCCTCGGCCGGATGGGCCGCGACGCGGACCGCCTCAACGTGGTCTTCGTCACGCTCGACCCGGAGCGCGATACGCCCGGGTCCCTGCGCGACTACCTGGCATCGTTCGATTCCCGCATCCGCGGCTTCGTCGGCACGCCCGATCAGGTCGCCCGCATGGCGGATGCCTACCACGTCGCCTACAAACGCGTGCCGACGAAGGACGGCGACTACACGATGGAGCATTCGGCCACCGTCGCGCTGTTCGACAAGACCGGCCGCATTGTCGGGGAGATCGGCTACCAAGAGGACGAGGCGCGCGCGCTGTCCAAGCTGATCACGCTGGCAACGCCGGGTCAGTGCGCCCCGGGCGGCGGGGCGGATCTCTGGTCGACGACCGGTGCCACGAGCACGTGCGGGCCGCGGAGCTGA